GTGTGTCGCGGCGCTGCGACATGGGGCGCTGCCCCAGCACCTCGCCAGTGGCAAGCGCCTTGGCGCCCACGCGTTCCATATACTTGCGGGCCTCGCGCAGCAGCAGGATCTTGCAGTCCACGCAGGGGTTCAGCACCTTGCCAAAACCATGTTCGGGCCTTTGGCGCAGCATTTGTGCAAACTGGGGGCCCACATCCTGACTCACAATGTCGAGCCCATACGCCTTGCGCCAGCGGGCCGCCTCGGCTTCACCGCCAAAAAAGGGCGAATAGAAATGCAGGCAACGGACTTTAAGCCCCTGACTTTCAAGCAGTTTGGCAGTAAGCAGGCTGTCCAGCCCGCCGGAGAACAGCACTATGATTTGTGGAGAATCGCTCATGCCCGCGCTTGTACGACAGCAAGCGCCGCTGCGCAAGTATGGCAGGCGGGCTTTTCCCGCCTTTATTGCCCTTGATTTTGAACTTATTGAGAATTATAATTATTTAATATCGACTGTCTCCCGCAGGCATTCGGCCATGCAGCATTTGCCTTGCTTGCCTTGGTCTGTTATACTAATCAGCTTGAAGATATTCTTACCCGGAGCAATGAGCTATGGCCAAAAAACCAGCCATGAGTCAGGAAAATGCACGCGCCGAAGCCTTGGGCACCGCACTTGCCACCATTGAACGCAAGTACGGCAAAGGTGCCGTGATGAAGCTTTCCGACGACGCCCATGTCAATATTCCTGTCATTCCCACAGGTTCCATAGGCCTTGATCTGGCCCTGGGCGTGGGGGGCATACCGCGTGGGCGCATCAGCGAAATTTTTGGCCCGGAATCTTCGGGTAAAACCACGCTCACCCTGCACATCATCGCCGAGTGCCAGAAGATGGGCGGCACCTGCGCCTTTGTGGACGCGGAACACGCCCTCGACGTTTCCTACGCCAAACGTCTTGGCGTAAATACCGACGAGTTGCTCATCTCGCAGCCAGACTACGGCGAACAGGCACTTGATATTGCCGATATGCTCGTACGCTCCGGCGCGGTTGACCTTGTGGTGGTCGACTCTGTGGCCGCGCTTATTCCGCAGGCCGAACTGGAAGGCGACATGGGCGAATCGCAGGTGGGCGGCCATGCCCGCCTGATGTCGCACGCCATGCGTCGCCTCACCGGCACCATCCACAAGTCGCGCACGTCTGTCATCTTCATCAACCAGATCCGCATGAAGATCGGCGTAACCGGCTACGGCAGCCCCGAAACCACCACCGGCGGCAACGCGCTCAAGTTCTATTCTTCCGTGCGTCTTGATATCCGGCGAATCCAGACCCTCAAGGACAAGGAAGAATCGTTTGGCTCGCGCACCAGGGTCAAGGTGGTCAAAAACAAGGTTGCCCCGCCTTTCCGCAGCGCCATTTTTGATATTCTCTACGGTCAGGGCATTTCCCGCTCGGGTGAACTGCTCGACCTTGGCATCGAAGCCAAGATCATCGACCAGAGCGGCTCGTGGTTTGCCTTTGGCTCTGAAAAGCTCGGTCAGGGCCGCGAAAAGGTGCGCGCCCTGCTGGACGAAAACCTTGATCTGCGCAATCAGATTGAAGCCAAGGTTGTGGAATTTCTTGGGCTAAACCCCAAGGAATTCACCCCCACTGCTGAAGACCTGGACGAAGGTGAAGCCCCCGCGTCCACTTACGAATAAGGCAATGTTTACAGGTGACCGCGCGCCGGGTGGTGGGGGGGGGGGGGGNNNNNNNNNNGGCCGCGGCGGCCGGCGGGGGCGCGGCGCCTCCCGCGCGCGGGGGGGGGCGGGGCCACTGCCCGCGCAGACCCCATTACGGAGCCAGTAAATGCTCACCGCCAAAGAAATACGCCGCCGCTACCTCGAATTTTTTCACCGCCACCAGCACGAAATTGTGGAATCCGGCCCCATCATTCCGCCCAACGACCCCACCCTACTGTTCACCAACGCGGGCATGGTGCAGTTTAAAAAGCTGTTTCTGGGCGAAGAAAAACGCGCATACAGCCGCGCCACAACCTGTCAGAAGTGCCTGCGCGTTTCGGGCAAGCACAACGATCTCGAAAACGTGGGCCGCACCGCGCGCCACCACACGTTTTTTGAAATGCTGGGCAACTTTTCGTTTGGCGACTATTTCAAGCGCGAGGCCATCACCTGGGCATGGGAATTTGTGACGGGCGAGCTTGAACTGCCCAAGGAAAAGCTTTGGGTCACCGTGTTCCGCGATGACGACGAAGCCGCCGCCATCTGGGCCGAAGTTGCCGGGCTGCCCGCCGACCGCATTGTGCGCATGGGCGAAAAGGACAACTTCTGGACCATGGGCGATACCGGTCCCTGCGGCCCCTGCTCCGAAATCTACGTTGATCAGGGCGAAGACATGTCTTGCGGCCCCGACTGCGGCATTGGCAAGTGCGACTGCGACCGTTTCCTCGAAATCTGGAACCTTGTGTTCACGCAGTTTGACCAGTCTGCCGACGGCACGCGCGTGGCCCTGGCCAATCCCAACATCGATACGGGCATGGGCCTTGAACGCATGGCCGCCGTTGCCCAGGGCAAACGCTCCAACTTCGACTGCGACCTGTTTCAGGAAATCATCCAGTATGCTGCTTCGCTGGCAAATGTGAGCTACAGCTTCAGCGCTCCCGACACCAACGATGTGGATACGGCCCTGCGCGTCATTGCCGACCACAGCCGTTCCGCCGCCTTTCTTGTGGCGGGCGGGGTGCTGCCCTCCAACGAGGGACGAGGCTACGTGCTGCGCCGCCTTATCCGCCGCGCACTGCGTTTTGCCACGCTCATGGGCGTCAACGAGCCCTTCATGCACAAGGTAGCCCGCAAGGTCACCGAAGTCATGGGCGACGCCTACCCCGAGCTGACCGAACACGCCGACTTTATCGCCCGCGCGGTGCACGAGGAAGAACAGCGCTTCTCCCTCACCCTGCAAAAGGGCCTGGAACTGCTGGACGAAGAACTGGCAGCCCTCAAGGCCGCCGGTAAAACGCAGATTCCCGGCGAATTCTGCTTCAAGCTGTATGATACCTACGGCTTCCCGCTTGATATCGTTACCGACGTGGCTGAAAAACGCGGCTTTACCGCCGACAGCGCGGGTTTTGAAAAACACATGGCCGAGCAGCGCAAGCGTGCCCGCGAGCACCAGAAAAAAGGCGGACTGCTGGGTCAGGCAGACAGCGCAAACGTCTTCAAGCCCCTGCTGGACGCAGGCGTGAGCAGCACCTTTGTGGGCTATGAACGCCTTACCGACAAGAGCCAGATCACCCTGCTGCTCAACGGTGCGGGCGAACAGGTCAACGACCTTGGCGAAGGCGATACCGGCTACGCCATCACCGCCACCACGCCTTTTTACGGCGAGGGCGGCGGTCAGGCTGGCGACATGGGCACACTGGCGAGCCTCACGGGCGAGGCCAGGGTGGTCACCACACACAAGCCTGCGCCCACCCTGCTGGTGCACGAGATTGAAGTGACCAAGGGCGAACTGCACAAGGGCGGCGAAGCCACCCTGAAGGTTGACGCCGACCAGCGCAAATCCACCGCCCGCAATCACACCTGCACCCACCTGCTGCACGCCGCCCTGCGCCGAGCGCTGGGTTCGCATGTCAAGCAGGCCGGTTCGCTGGTTGACCCGCACCGTTTGCGCTTTGACTTTTCGCATATTGCCGCCCTCACGCCTGAAGAGCTGGCCGCTGTGGAGCGCGACGTAAACCGCGCCATCATGGCCGACCTGCCCGTCACCGCCAGGGAAATGCCCGTGGCCGAAGCCATGGCCAGCGGCGCTATGGCCCTGTTTGGCGAAAAATATGGCGATATTGTGCGCGTGCTCACAGTTTCTGGCGCGGAAAAGAGCGACCCTGAATCAGTGGAACTGTGCGGCGGCACGCACCTTGAACGCACTGGTGAGGCCGGAGCCTTCATGATCGTGTCTGAAAGCGGCGTGGCCGCTGGTACGCGGCGCATCGAAGCCGTAACCGGCTGGAATGCCTATGCCCAGGCCGTGGAGCAGCGTGCAGAACTGGCCGCTCTTGCCGGTCAGCTCAAGGCCCGCTCCGGCCAGCTGGCCGAGCGCGTGACCGCTCTGCAAAACGATGTTAAAAAGCTGCGCAAGGCCTCTGAAAAGGCCGCAGCCGCGCCTGTGACCGGGGCCGACCTGGCCGCCCGCGCTCAGGAAGTAAATGGCGTGCGCGTTCTGGCCGCCAAGCTGGATAATGTTCCCGTCAAAGCCCTGCGCGAAATCATGGACGACGTGCGTTCGCGCCTTTCTGAAAATGCCGTAGCCTGCCTGGCCACGGCAGAAGACGGCAAAGTTGGGCTTTTGCTGTATGTTTCCAAAGACCTGCACGGCAAATTCACTGCTCCCGCCCTCATCAAGGACGTGGCCGCCCCCTGCGGCGGTTCTGGCGGCGGCAGACCCGACATGGCACAGGCGGGCGGCACAAAGGCCGAAGGAATTGACGAGGCCTTTGCCGTGCTGAAACAACGCATCGAACAATAAGGATCAAGCCATGATAGGCATTTCCAAACTGTATTGCGGACAGGTCGAGCCCTCGGACGCCCTGCGTTACGGACGCGAATCTGGCAAGTTGCCCTCGCACCTGCTGCAGTTCTCCAAAGACAAAAAGCCCGTTGTGGTCTGGAACATGACCCAGCGCTGCAACCTCAAGTGCGTGCACTGCTACGCCCACGCCATCGAAGTGGACGGCTCGGACGACATCAACACCGAACAGGCCAAGACCATGATCAACGATCTGGCCGCCTACGGTGCGCCGGTCATGCTGTTCTCTGGCGGCGAACCGCTGGTGCGCAAGGATCTGGTCGAGCTTGCCAGCCACGCCACCTCCCGTGGCATGCGCGCGGTTATTTCTACCAACGGCACGCTCATCACCAAGGAAAAAGCCCGCGAACTCAAGGAAGTGGGCCTTTCCTACGTGGGTATTTCTCTGGACGGCATGGAAGCCGTGCACGACAAGTTCCGCGCTGTGCCCGGGGCTTTCAAAAAAGCTCTTGAGGGCATTGCCAACTGTCAGGCCGAAGGCCTCAAGGTGGGCCTGCGCTTTACCATCAACAAGCGCAACGTGGCTGAAATCCCCGGCATTTTCCGCCTGCTCAACGATCTGGAAGTGCCGCGCGCCTGTTTTTACCATCTGGTGTACTCTGGACGCGGTTCAGAACTGATCAAGGAAGACCTTGACCACGCCGAAACCCGTCAGGTGCTCGACCTGATCATGGACGAAACCCGCGCCTTGTTTGAAGCGGGCAAGCCCAAGGAAATTCTCACCGTCGACAACCACGCCGACGGCCCCTATGTGTGGATGCGCATGAAGCGCGAAGATCCCAAGCGGGCCGAAGAAGTGTTTGAGCTTTTGCAGTACAACGAGGGCAACAGCTCTGGTCGCGGCATTGGCTGTATTTCGTGGGACGGCAAGGTGCACGCAGACCAGTTCTGGCGTGACCACACCTTCGGCAATGTGCTTGAACGCCCCTTCTCGCAGATTTGGGACGATCCGCAGATCGAACTGCTGCACAAGCTCAAGGACAAGAAGGCTCACGTCAAGGGCCGTTGCGCAAAGTGCCAGTTCCTGAACATCTGCGGCGGCAACTTCCGTGCCCGCGCTGAAGCCTTCTATGGCGACGAGTGGGCGCAGGACCCTGCCTGTTATCTGACGGATGAGGAAATCGGCATTAAATAGCGCGCAGACGCAGCCCTTTTTCCGCTGAATGTGCACGCATGGCGGCGCGCCCCGGTCGTAGCCTGCTACGTCCGCACTGGCGCGCCGCTTGTTTTTTATGCGGAAAGCAGGGCATAGTTCAAAACAGGCAAACAGGCAGGGCAAGCCCGCAACCGAGCGGTCATGCATCTGCTGCACATACACTTGCAATCACCGGCAGCACCTGCTGCACAGGCTGGCCAAGCACCGACCTGCACACGCAGAACAAAGGACAACAGCCATGACCACATTCCATAGAGGCCGCCGTCTGCGCGCCACCCCCGAACTGCGTTCCATTGTGCGTGAAACCGCACCTCTTCTTGTTGAAGACCTCATCATGCCCTACTTTGTGGTGGAAACCGACGACAAGGGCTTTCGCAAGGAAATCGGCTCCATGCCCGGCCAGTTCCAGCTCAGCCTTGCCGAACTGGAAAAACAGGTGGAAAAGGCCGTGGACACGGGCCTCAAATCCGTCATCCTGTTTGGCATTCCTGATCTCAAGGACGAATACGCCTCTGGCGCGTATGCCGAAGACGGCATCGTGCAGCAGGCAGTGCGGCTGCTCAAGCACCGCTGGCCCAAGCTCTACGTCATCACCGACGTGTGCCTGTGCGAATACATGAAACACGGCCACTGTGGCATTCTCATGCCCGACGGCGAAGTACTCAACGACGCCACCCTGCCCCTGCTGGCCCAAACAGCCGTAAGCCATGCTGCGGCTGGTGCCGACATGGTGGCTCCCTCTGACATGATGGATGGCCGCGTGGCCGCCATACGCGAAGCACTGGACGAGGGCGGCCTTATGACCACGCCCATCATGTCCTATGCCGTCAAATACGCCTCGGCCTACTACGGCCCCTTCCGCGAAGCGGCGGAAAGCGCCCCTTCCTGCGGCGACCGCAAATCATACCAGATGGACCCCGGCAATGCCCGCGAGGCCCTGCTTGAAGCCTTTGCCGACCTTGAGGAAGGCGCGGACGCGCTTATCGTCAAGCCCGCAGGGCCGTACAGTGACATCATCCGCACCGTGCGCGACAATACCAGTGTGCCCCTGTGCGCCTATCAGGTGAGCGGCGAATATTCCATGATCCGCGCTGCCGGTCTTAACGGCTGGATTGACGAACGCGCCGTGATGATGGAATCACTCACCGGTCTGAAACGCGCCGGGGCCGACATGATCATCACCTACTTTACAGAAACCATCCTACGTGAAGGACTGGCACGATAATGAGCAACCATCCTACCAACATGGGCCACCCCGGCGGGCATCCGGGAGGCCACCCCAGCGGGCATCCCGCTGGCGCTGCCGGTAATCCCTCTTCCGGCCACCCGGACGGCGTAACCGCCCCCCTGCGCACCCTTGAAGACGGCAGCCCCGCCTGCCGCCTCATTGCCTGGGAAATGACCCGTTCCTGCAATCTGGCCTGCAAGCACTGCCGAGCCGAAGCACACCCGGAACCCTACCCCGGCGAGCTGTCTACCGAAGAGGCCAAGGCCCTCATCGACACCTTCCCTCAGGTGGGCAAGCCCATCATCATCTTTACCGGCGGCGACCCCATGATGCGGCCCGACGTGTACGAGCTGGTGGCCTATGCCAACAGCAAGGGGCTGCCCTGCGCCTTTTCGCCCAACGGCACGCTGATCACCCCCGAAGCAGCGCAAAAAATCAAGGATGCGGGCGTCAACCGTTGCTCCATCTCCATCGACGGGCCGGATGCGGCCAGCCACGACAGCTTCCGGGGCGTACCCGGCGCATTCGAGGCCTCGCTGCGCGGCATTGAATACCTCAAATCCGTGGGCATGCCCTTTCAGATCAACACCACGGTTACACGCAACAACCTGAGCAGCTTCAAAAAAATTTTCGAGCTGTGTGAACGCATCGGCGCTGCCGCATGGCACATCTTTTTGCTGGTGCCCATGGGCCGCGCCTCTGGCCTGGCCGATCAGGTCATCACTGCGCAGGAATACGAAGACGTGCTGCACTGGCTCTACGATTTTCGCAAGGGCACGAAGATGCACCTCAAGGCCACCTGTGCGCCGCACTACTACCGCATCATGCGCCAGCGCGCCAAGGAAGAAGGCATCAGCGTTACACCCGAAACCTTTGGCATGGACGCCCTCACCCGCGGCTGTCTGGGCGGCACGGGCTTTTGCTTTATCAGCCATGTGGGACAGGTGCAGCCCTGCGGCTACCTTGAGCTGAATTGCGGCAACGTGCGCGAAACGCCCTTTCCGCAGATATGGCGCGAGAGCAAATACTTTTTGCAGTTCCGCGACCAGTCCACCTACACGGGCAAGTGCGGCGTGTGCGAATACCACAAGGTCTGCGGCGGCTGCCGCGCCCGCGCCCACAGCATGGACGGCGACCACATGGGCGAAGAGCCCCTGTGCACCTATATTCCGGCCAAGATGCGCCGCAAGGAAAACCCCTGAGCCATACGAGGAACTCCATGACGCAGCAAACGGCCCACGCGGCCCCCTCTGCCAATACCGAAGCGCTAATGGACAGCGTAGACCGGCAACTGCTGGATATCATCCAGACAGGCTTTCCGCTTACGCCCCGCCCTTACGCCGATCTGGGCCAGATGCTTGGCATTGCCGAAGAAGAAGCGCTGCAACGCGTGCGCGACCTCAAGGCCCGCAAGATTATTCGCCGTCTTGGCGCAAACTTCCAGTCGGCCAAGCTGGGCTTTGTTTCCACCCTGTGCGCCGCAAAAGTGCCGGACGACAAGATGGATGGTTTTGTGGCGCGGGTTAACGCATGCCCTGGCGTTACGCACAACTACCTGCGCGAACACGCCTATAACATATGGTTTACGCTTATCAGCCCTTCGCGCGAAGAATCGCAGGCCACGCTTGACGCCATTTCGGCAGACACGGGCATTGCCATTCTTAACCTGCCTGCCACCAGGCTGTTCAAAATCCGTGTGGATTTTCGCATGGATGCAGACGCCTGATCCGCAGCAACGCACAAAGACAAAAAGCCTGTGTGTCCGCATTTTGGGGACACACAGGCTTTTTTATGTTTTTTGCGCCGTGTTACCGTGCCATCAGCGCAAATACTCCCCAACCGAGATACTCGCGCGTGTAGGTTACGTAGCGCGCAGGCTGGATGGTGAGCTGGTTGCGTATCTCTGCGGCAAAGCCATCGTTGGGATTGGCCTCAAGCCAGCGGCGCATGGTCAGCCACTTGGCGGCTTCGTACCTGTCCCAGCCCTCCTGATCTGCCAGCACCATTTCCACCACGTCGTAGCCAAGCTTGCCAAACGAAGCCACCAGCTCCGGCAGGGTATGGAAATCGGCAATGGCGGAAGCGTCGCTGTTTCTGGCAATGTCTTCCGTTGGGGGCAACCGCAGCCAGTACGGTTCGCCCACCAGTATCATACCGCCGGGGCAAAGGCTGCGCGACAACAGTTCAATTGTGCCAGCAGCGCCCCCGCCAATCCACGTGGCTCCAATACAGGCGGCCAGATCGACCTTCTCATTGGCAACGTAGCCTGCCGCGTCGGCATGGATAAAGCGTACCCTGCCGCCAACGCCAAGCTCTCTGGCGCGCTGGTCAGCCTGCTGGCAGAACAGGGGGCTCATATCTATGCCCGTGCCCGTGATTGCGTGATCGCGAGCCCAGGTGCACAGCATTTCGCCCGAACCGCTGCCAAGATCGAGCACTCGCGTTTCAGGTTTGAGCCGCAGCACCGCTCCAAGGGTGGCAAGTTTCTCTGCCGTGTAAGGATTATGGATGCGGTGTTCACTTTCTGTAATGGTAAAAATGCGTGGTATATCGAGCACGATAACCTCCTTTCTTGCTTTTGCTGCCATGCATATGGCCATCCTGACCGCATGATCATTGCTTTGTATTTTTGGCACAAAAGCACACTACGCCATAGGGCTGCCAAACGCATTCCACTTCTTGTTTCAGAAACGAAATGGCTACGGGACGGGAAACGGGCCATATATTGATTTTCAGATTATACAAACAGCATCGGTATCCGGTCAGCCGCATCTGCTGTCATTTGCAACACGGGCTGTCTGCCGGTGCGGCGGCCAACCATCCAGACACATGCAACTGTGGGCAAAAACTGTATAAACACGCATTCATCAGCATGCTTGCCATAACTGCCTATCTTTAGTACACAAGCATTGCGTAATGCTGTTTAGTAAATCTCTAAACTTTTCCCATTGGCCTTCCTCAAATCCATACGCCCGCGACATACGGTTTTACCGTTACCGCCGCGTAGCGCAGCGCACTTGAGGCTTGACGTTCAGCCAACGCATAAGGACTGTGCATGACAAGCACCCGTCGTTTTTGCCCGCCGCTCCGCTCGCTCCTGGCACTTGCATTCCTGTTTTGCGCCGCCGTTCTGGCGCAGACAGGAGTGGCATTTTCCGCCCCGGCCGTTCCTGCAGAAAGCTCGCTTGGTGTGTGCTCTGCCATTCTGTACGACCTCGACCGCGACGCCGTGCTTTTTGAGCAGAATGCCGACCAGCATATTCCCCCGGCCTCACTGACCAAGGTCATGTCCATGTTTCTTGCCATGGACCAGCTCAGCTCTGGCCTCGCCAGCATGGACAATACTACCTTTGTCAGCCGCAACGCGGCCCGCACAGGTGGTTCGCGCATGGGGCTCAACGAAAACGAACAGGTCACCATTGAACAGCTGCTTACTGGCATGGCTGTTTCTTCCGGCAACGACGCCAGCACCGCCATGGCGGAATATGTGGGCGGTTCTGTGCCAGCCTTCATCAACATGATGAACGCCAAGGCCCGCACCCTGGGCATGCGCGACAGCTATTTTGTGAATCCCCACGGCCTGCCCGCCAAGGGGCAGTACACCACCGCCCGCGACATGCTCACGCTTGCGCGCGCCTACCTGCACGCCTACCCCGACGCCCTGCGCTTTCACAATACGCATGTGCTCAACTACCGGGGCCGGGTCACCTGGAACAAAAACCCGCTGCTGGGCCAGTACCCCGGTGCAGACGGCCTGAAAACCGGCTGGATCAACGCCTCTGGCTACAACCTGATTTTCACGGCGCTCAAGGGTGACAAGCGCCTGCTGGCCGTCATCATGGGCGCACCCGATTCGCAGCTGCGCAGCATCGAGGCCTTTCGCCTGCTGGATGCCGGCTTTGAAGTGTGCGGCAACGAAGCCCCCACGGTAGTGGCCGCCCTGGACAACCTGCCGCGCGAAAAATACCACCCCGACATTCGCAAAAACGCCCGCGAAGCCTACCACCAGTTCGCAGCTGCAGACCGTGGCGAAGGCACCCAGACGGTGCACCGGGCCAAGGCCGCCAATCGCGACAAGCAGACCAAGGCATCTGCTGCCAGCAAGACCAAGAAAAAACATGTGGAAAAAGCCGCCCGCCAGCGCCATAACAATACCGACGGTCAGGCCGCCCGTCGCGTTGCCAACAACGCCAGCTAAAGAGCAGACAATTTTTATGTAAAAACGCCCGTGAGCCTGAGCCCACGGGCGTTTTCTTGTTTTTGACTGTCCGCATGGCTGGCAGCAGATGCCAGAGGCGGGTGCGGTTATCCCCTGTCGAGCACGCGTAGCGATACCGCTTCGGCCAGATGCCGGGTGGCGATGATCGAAGCGTCATCCAGGTCGGCAATGGTGCGCGCCATGCGCAGCACCCGCGCGCATGCCCTGGCGGAAAGAGAAAGCCGGTTGACGGCGGCCTCCATAAGCGCATGGCCCTCAGCGGCCAGGGCGCAGTGCCTGTCGAGCAGCGCACCGGAAAGTTCCGCATTGCAGCGTGGCCCGTCACTGCCGTAGCGCGCCCGCTGCACAGCCCGCGCCCTGAGCACGCGCTCGCGTATTTCGGCAGAGCTTGCGCCGCTGCCAGCACCGCGAAAGTCGGCGTAGGCCACAGCAGGAACTTCCACGTGTACGTCGATACGGTCGAGCATGGGACCAGAGAGGCGCGACTGATAGCGCACCCGCTGTTCTTCACGGCAGGTGCACTGGTGCGTGGGATCGCCGTAATAGCCGCAAGGGCAGGGATTCATGGCGGCCACAAGCATGCAGGCAGCGGGAAAGCTCACGCTGTGGGCAGCGCGCGCAATGGCGGCCACGCCGCCTTCAAGCGGCTGGCGCAAGGCTTCAAGGGCAGTTTTGCGAAATTCGGGCAGCTCATCCAGAAACAGCACCCCTCTGTGGGCAAGGCTCACCTCGCCAGGGCGCGGGTATCCGCCGCCGCCCACCAGAGCCACATCTGAAATGGTATGGTGCGGGGCGCGAAAGGGCCGTACACGCATGAGCCCGGCTTCTGGCAGCAGCTTGCCAGAAACGCTGTAAATCTTGGTAACTTCCAGCGATTCTTCAAAATCCAGCGGCGGCAATATGGTGGGCAGGCGCTGGGCCAGCATGGTTTTGCCGCTACCGGGCGGGCCTATGAGCAGCACGTTGTGGCCGCCCGCAGCCGCCACTTCAAGCGCACGCTTGGCAGCCTCCTGCCCCTTGACCTCGGCATAATCCTGGCTGTAGGCCGGGGTCTCAAGTGTGTCCGCTACCGGCTCGCACAGGGGCTCAAGCGGATCCGCACCAGCCAGAAAAGCAGCGCAACGTCCCAGCCCCTCGGGCGCAAAAACCTTGAGCCCGCGTACCACCGCAGCCTCCGCCCCGTTACCCGGAGGAACCACCAGTCCGGCGGCCCCCTGCTGACGCGCCAGCAGGGCCAGCGGCAGCACGCCGCTTACCGGGCGCAGCGCGCCGTTGAGTGAGAGCTCGCCCGCAAGGTACATGCCCTGCAAGGGCTCGGCAGGGATAATGCCCGCCGCCGCGAGCAGCCCCACGGCAAGGGGAAGATCGTAGCTTGCGCCGCTTTTGCGCCGCCACGCGGGAGCAAGATTTACGGTTATACGCGCTGGCGGCAGCTTGAAACCGCAGGCGCGCAGGGCCGCAAAAACCCTGTCCTTGGCTTCACGCACGGCTGTTTCTGCCAACCCCACCATGGTAAAACCGGGCAGGCCCTGCCGCACGAAGTCCACTTCCAGTTCCACGGGGTAGGCATCCACACCTTCGACCCCGCCGCTGTTCAAACGGACAATCATGCGCACTCCTTTGCCCTTGCACCAATGAAAAACGGCGCGGATTGCAAGCCTACCCGCGCCGTAATTACCTGACTAAACACGTGGGCCAAGGCAGCCCGCGCCAGAAGCCCGAGTCTTCAGTTAAAGCGCTACTGTACGGCCTTGCCGATACGGTCCCAGCGAATGTCGCCCAGCCCGCCCCACGACCAGTAAATGCGCCAGGCCTTGGCACGGATGGCGCTGCGGTCAACAAAACCCCAAAAACGCGAATCCATGGAATTGTCGCGGTTGTCGCCCATGACAAAATATTTGTCTGCGGGCACGGTCACCGGACCAAAATTGTCGCGCACCGGCTGGATGCGGTCCGGCTCGGTAAAGCGGATGAACGATTCCTTCACCGGTTCGCCGTTGCGGAACAGCTGCTTGTTGCGCACCTCAATGGTGTCGCCAGGCGTACCCACAATGCGCTTGATATAGTCAACGCTGGGGTCGTTGGGATATTCAAAAATGATAATGTCGCCCTTTACCGGATCTTCCCCCTTGTAAATATAGGTGTGGGTAAAGGGAATCTTGATGCCGTACGAAAACTTGCTTGCCAGCAGATGATCGCCCACAAGCAGGGTTTTGACCATGGATTCCGAAGGAATTTTAAAAGCCTGCACCACAAAGGTGCGGATGACCAAAGCCAGGATAAGCGCGACGAACAGGGCTTCGCCGTATTCCCGCCACAGGGGTTTAACGGGGCGCTGTGATTGCAGAAGCATTGCCATGTGCGAATATTCCTCATGTGCCTTGTGGGCTGGTGAGCGTTTATTTTCGGTCGCAAAGTATGCCCTGATGCGGAGGCAAAGGCAAGGAGCAGAACGCTTTGCCCGTGCGATTACAAAAAAACAAATCCCCGTCCGGC
The sequence above is drawn from the Desulfovibrio sp. genome and encodes:
- the ahbD gene encoding heme b synthase; protein product: MSNHPTNMGHPGGHPGGHPSGHPAGAAGNPSSGHPDGVTAPLRTLEDGSPACRLIAWEMTRSCNLACKHCRAEAHPEPYPGELSTEEAKALIDTFPQVGKPIIIFTGGDPMMRPDVYELVAYANSKGLPCAFSPNGTLITPEAAQKIKDAGVNRCSISIDGPDAASHDSFRGVPGAFEASLRGIEYLKSVGMPFQINTTVTRNNLSSFKKIFELCERIGAAAWHIFLLVPMGRASGLADQVITAQEYEDVLHWLYDFRKGTKMHLKATCAPHYYRIMRQRAKEEGISVTPETFGMDALTRGCLGGTGFCFISHVGQVQPCGYLELNCGNVRETPFPQIWRESKYFLQFRDQSTYTGKCGVCEYHKVCGGCRARAHSMDGDHMGEEPLCTYIPAKMRRKENP
- a CDS encoding AsnC family transcriptional regulator; its protein translation is MTQQTAHAAPSANTEALMDSVDRQLLDIIQTGFPLTPRPYADLGQMLGIAEEEALQRVRDLKARKIIRRLGANFQSAKLGFVSTLCAAKVPDDKMDGFVARVNACPGVTHNYLREHAYNIWFTLISPSREESQATLDAISADTGIAILNLPATRLFKIRVDFRMDADA
- a CDS encoding class I SAM-dependent methyltransferase gives rise to the protein MLDIPRIFTITESEHRIHNPYTAEKLATLGAVLRLKPETRVLDLGSGSGEMLCTWARDHAITGTGIDMSPLFCQQADQRARELGVGGRVRFIHADAAGYVANEKVDLAACIGATWIGGGAAGTIELLSRSLCPGGMILVGEPYWLRLPPTEDIARNSDASAIADFHTLPELVASFGKLGYDVVEMVLADQEGWDRYEAAKWLTMRRWLEANPNDGFAAEIRNQLTIQPARYVTYTREYLGWGVFALMAR
- a CDS encoding D-alanyl-D-alanine carboxypeptidase family protein, whose amino-acid sequence is MTSTRRFCPPLRSLLALAFLFCAAVLAQTGVAFSAPAVPAESSLGVCSAILYDLDRDAVLFEQNADQHIPPASLTKVMSMFLAMDQLSSGLASMDNTTFVSRNAARTGGSRMGLNENEQVTIEQLLTGMAVSSGNDASTAMAEYVGGSVPAFINMMNAKARTLGMRDSYFVNPHGLPAKGQYTTARDMLTLARAYLHAYPDALRFHNTHVLNYRGRVTWNKNPLLGQYPGADGLKTGWINASGYNLIFTALKGDKRLLAVIMGAPDSQLRSIEAFRLLDAGFEVCGNEAPTVVAALDNLPREKYHPDIRKNAREAYHQFAAADRGEGTQTVHRAKAANRDKQTKASAASKTKKKHVEKAARQRHNNTDGQAARRVANNAS
- a CDS encoding YifB family Mg chelatase-like AAA ATPase, which gives rise to MIVRLNSGGVEGVDAYPVELEVDFVRQGLPGFTMVGLAETAVREAKDRVFAALRACGFKLPPARITVNLAPAWRRKSGASYDLPLAVGLLAAAGIIPAEPLQGMYLAGELSLNGALRPVSGVLPLALLARQQGAAGLVVPPGNGAEAAVVRGLKVFAPEGLGRCAAFLAGADPLEPLCEPVADTLETPAYSQDYAEVKGQEAAKRALEVAAAGGHNVLLIGPPGSGKTMLAQRLPTILPPLDFEESLEVTKIYSVSGKLLPEAGLMRVRPFRAPHHTISDVALVGGGGYPRPGEVSLAHRGVLFLDELPEFRKTALEALRQPLEGGVAAIARAAHSVSFPAACMLVAAMNPCPCGYYGDPTHQCTCREEQRVRYQSRLSGPMLDRIDVHVEVPAVAYADFRGAGSGASSAEIRERVLRARAVQRARYGSDGPRCNAELSGALLDRHCALAAEGHALMEAAVNRLSLSARACARVLRMARTIADLDDASIIATRHLAEAVSLRVLDRG
- the lepB gene encoding signal peptidase I is translated as MAMLLQSQRPVKPLWREYGEALFVALILALVIRTFVVQAFKIPSESMVKTLLVGDHLLASKFSYGIKIPFTHTYIYKGEDPVKGDIIIFEYPNDPSVDYIKRIVGTPGDTIEVRNKQLFRNGEPVKESFIRFTEPDRIQPVRDNFGPVTVPADKYFVMGDNRDNSMDSRFWGFVDRSAIRAKAWRIYWSWGGLGDIRWDRIGKAVQ